The Ahaetulla prasina isolate Xishuangbanna chromosome 4, ASM2864084v1, whole genome shotgun sequence genome has a window encoding:
- the ADAT3 gene encoding probable inactive tRNA-specific adenosine deaminase-like protein 3 codes for MEPDSKRRKTAQPDSASAWEVRPVLSEQESRDVSLMPVYAAPVLDKKETCRLMKEISAIYPLSDYPHLKRIRACLSAGSPHPLEMILCLAGLNGEQAGLMSLAELFPGGEVDVCGLGKPFLVHVPACAPLTRPQYEEAASHWPVSFHENKRISQALKGCLFSPPEKDRMQGYMELAIQAAQQGARQGMEPVGATVVDPATGQVLAVGHDCREGSNPLLHAAMVCVDLVAHSHGGGAYSFDDYPACTFHPADNASQPPPSLEDGLPYICTGYDMYLTREPCMMCAMALVHSRIQRVFYGAPSSHGALGTRHHIHSRKDLNHRYEVFRGILEDQCKRLGRQESS; via the coding sequence ATGGAGCCCGATTCCAAGCGACGGAAGACAGCGCAGCCCGACAGCGCCTCCGCTTGGGAAGTGCGGCCTGTACTTTCGGAGCAGGAATCTCGGGACGTCAGCCTCATGCCCGTCTACGCCGCCCCTGTGCTGGATAAGAAAGAGACCTGTCGCCTGATGAAAGAAATCTCCGCGATCTACCCGTTGAGCGACTACCCTCATTTGAAACGTATCCGGGCCTGTCTCTCTGCAGGCAGCCCCCACCCGCTGGAGATGATCTTGTGCCTTGCAGGCCTCAACGGAGAGCAGGCCGGCTTGATGTCCCTCGCTGAACTCTTTCCCGGCGGCGAAGTAGACGTCTGTGGCTTGGGGAAACCTTTCTTGGTCCATGTGCCGGCTTGCGCGCCTTTGACTCGCCCCCAGTATGAGGAAGCTGCGTCACACTGGCCTGTCTCCTTCCACGAGAACAAACGGATCAGCCAAGCTCTGAAAGGCTGTCTTTTCTCGCCCCCGGAGAAGGATCGCATGCAGGGTTACATGGAGTTGGCCATCCAAGCAGCCCAGCAGGGAGCCAGGCAGGGTATGGAGCCCGTAGGAGCTACGGTGGTAGACCCGGCCACTGGCCAAGTCCTGGCTGTTGGTCACGACTGTAGAGAGGGCTCCAACCCACTTCTCCATGCGGCGATGGTCTGCGTTGACTTGGTGGCCCACAGCCATGGAGGGGGAGCGTACAGCTTCGACGATTATCCTGCTTGCACGTTTCATCCTGCGGACAACGCTTCCCAGCCCCCTCCTTCTCTTGAGGATGGCCTTCCGTACATTTGCACCGGGTACGACATGTATTTAACTCGGGAACCGTGCATGATGTGTGCCATGGCGCTGGTGCACTCCCGCATCCAGCGGGTGTTCTACGGTGCGCCGTCCTCTCACGGGGCTCTGGGCACAAGGCACCACATCCACAGCCGGAAGGACCTCAACCACCGTTATGAAGTCTTCCGAGGCATTCTGGAAGATCAGTGCAAACGCTT